CAATACAGAAAAATTATCGTTATATACATAATTTAACGTCCAATTTTCTCTTTTAGCTATCTCGTTTAAAATATCAACAAAAAAACCTTTAGGTTTTTCTTTTCCAAAATAAACTAATGGTTTGTTGTTATACAAACCTACAGTTAATTCTTTACTAAACACACAACTAAAAAACACAAAAATTATCAATGCAAGAAAAACAACCTTTTTTCGCACCTCTACCCTCCCCAAAAACTAAATTTCATATCTACATTTTAGACTATCAGAGTAAAACTAAGTTCACGTTAATTAAATTCTTGTAATAAAAAACCCAGCATCATGCTGGGTTAATCGTGTAAAAGCCCTTTTATAATTAATTCTGTTGCTTCATCTTCTGTAAGACCTTTTGCCATTAACATTTCTAGTTGCTTTTGATTTACCCTTCCAATAGATGCCTCATGTGTAAGTTCTGCTAGGTCATCTTTTATTTTTAAAACTGGCACAGTTGCAACTTCTATCTTATCACCTTTTGTTATTTCTTCACATGATATATGCGCCCTAGAATAAGAAGCATTACCATATGCTTCATTTAAAACTTTTGCCTTTGATTCATCTAAAGCAACTACTATTGTTTTTGCAAGTCCTTTTGAGTTCTTTCCATCAAGCCTTAATATTTCATTTATGCTTACTTCATCACTTTTTGAGGCTTTCACTTTAGAAACCATTTCACCAACGGCAAAGTCCTCTAATTTTACATCCATGAGAACGTCTAATTTTCCCACTCGTGTTTTTGTCAAAGTAAAGGAATTCTTGTAAACACCGCCTTTTTTTACTACAGCATAAGTCTTTGTAATAAGATTTATAGTCCCAGAATCACTGTGATAGTGTTCATCTATATATTCCATAACGGCATTTTCCTCAACTACAACATTTGAAACAGCATTGTGAGTAAAATCCTCTGCTTGTGGAAAAACACAGTGTGATAAAAACTTTACCCTTGCACCTTTTCTAACCTTGATATTAAAAACCACATTTTGCAATCCTGTTTTCTCAATATATCCCGTACAAACGTGTATCGGCATTGGAATATGAGTATTTTCCATTATTTCCATATCAACTTGCACACCATTTTTTATTTGTTTTGGAACAAGTTTTATTCCTTCAACATTGTTCAAACCTAAAACTTTATCACCACTTATAATAATCGATGCAATTCTCTTATCTAGAAATTTAGATGCATCTGTTCCTAATTTTTCAACTGTTTTTACAATAGTTTCAAATTCTCTTTTAACGTCCATCGATTTTCAACTCCTTAGTTACAGGAACGTTGGGGTGATCACAAGCATTGCATAAATTTTTAAATATTTCAATAACTTTTTTTGTGTTATCATGTGCTAGGATCTTTCCCGCACATAATAGATACGCCTCATCTGTATTATATGCCATTTCCTCTCTATGGGTAATAACTATTGGTGTACCACCATAAGATACAACATAATCAACTATATTATTTATCATATCAAGACTCATTATATCTATCCCTGAATCAGGTTCATCAAATATAACATATTTTGGTTTTAAAAGAATGATTG
This genomic window from Thermosipho affectus contains:
- a CDS encoding SufB/SufD family protein, with the protein product MDVKREFETIVKTVEKLGTDASKFLDKRIASIIISGDKVLGLNNVEGIKLVPKQIKNGVQVDMEIMENTHIPMPIHVCTGYIEKTGLQNVVFNIKVRKGARVKFLSHCVFPQAEDFTHNAVSNVVVEENAVMEYIDEHYHSDSGTINLITKTYAVVKKGGVYKNSFTLTKTRVGKLDVLMDVKLEDFAVGEMVSKVKASKSDEVSINEILRLDGKNSKGLAKTIVVALDESKAKVLNEAYGNASYSRAHISCEEITKGDKIEVATVPVLKIKDDLAELTHEASIGRVNQKQLEMLMAKGLTEDEATELIIKGLLHD